A window of Desulfomonilia bacterium genomic DNA:
TGTTCACATATCTGGCGGATGCCGAGGTCACCCACATGGACAGGATCAAACAGATTAGCGAATCTCTCAAAACGACAGGCAACTGGTGCAAGACCGGTGATGACAAAGGCCATGCCGACATAAAAGATATTTTCAAGAGATTTGCAAAAGAAAACAAAGATAAGCTCGAATCCGAGGCAACCGACATCAAGGCCATTGAGACCGGTCTTGAGCTTGAAGTGAAGTCCATTGATTTCTACACCAGACAAAATGCCGGATCGAACGATGCCAGTGAGAAGGCTTTTTACTTGAGCCTTGTGGACGAGGAAAATTCTCACTACCGGACGCTTCAGGATATGAAATTCTACCTCGAAGACCCGGAGGCATGGTTTGCGGAGCATGAGAAGCACGGGTTCGACGGCGCCTGATTTCCTGTAAATTATTAACTTGGCTGTTAAGTTTTTCGTAAAAAACATGTAAAACTGTTTTCATCTCACCACTGAATGTTCACAACTCACCACTATATTTAAGAAAGGAGATTGCATGGCGCTTCTTAACCTGAAATCTTTGATCGGAAAGCTTAATCCTGTCTGTCGTTCTGCGCTTGAATCCGCCGCAGGTCTCTGCATGTCGAAGACCAACTATGAAATCGAGGTCGAGCACTTCATGCTCAAGCTCACAGAGGCCCAGAACACCGACCTTCACAAAATTTTAAGATATTTTGAAATAAATATTGACCGCTTCGCAGCTGACCTGACGCATGCCATAGAGGGCTTCAAGACAGGAAATGCCCGCACGCCTGTGTTTTCTCCGCGCATACCGGGCATGATCCAGGATGCATGGATGATCGCATCGATTGATTACGAGGCTGATACCGTGCGATCGGGCCATATCATGGTCGCCATGCTGGGCAATGATATGAGCGCCCGCATGCTCTATTCCACATCGGATGCCTTAAAGAAAATCTCGCTTGAAACACTCGAGAAGAGCCTGCTCGACATAGTCTCCGGCTCAGCTGAGGATGCAGGACCTGTTGCCGCAAAAGGTGTCCAGCAGGCCGGCAAGGATACGGCAGAGGCAAAGCCTGCCGGGACGAAAGCGCTCGATCAGTTCACCATAAACCTTACGGAACAGGCGAGAGCGGGAAAGATCGACCCGGTAATCGGAAGGGATTCCGAGATAAGGCAGATGACGGATATTCTCATAAGGCGCCGCCAGAACAACCCGATATTAACCGGTGAGGCCGGTGTCGGAAAAACGGCAGTGGTCGAAGGGTTTGCACTGAAAATTGTCGAGGGCGATGTCCCGCCAGTATTGAGGGATGTCGAGCTGAGGTCTCTCGACCTTGGGCTTCTTCAAGCAGGCGCCGGAGTAAAAGGCGAGTTCGAGAACAGGCTGAAAGAAGTGATCAAGGAGGTCAAGGGCTCTCCGAAACCCATCATTCTCTTCATAGACGAGGCGCACACACTGATCGGTGCAGGCGGTTCTGCCGGAGGCGGCGATGCCGCAAACCTTTTGAAACCTGCCCTTGCGAGGGGTGAACTGAGGACAATCGCTGCAACCACATGGGCTGAATACAAGAAATATTTTGAAAAGGATGCAGCGCTGACAAGGCGCTTCCAGGTGGTGAAGGTGGAAGAGCCCGACGAGGCGAAGGCCGTCACAATGATGCGAGGGATTGCGCCTTTCCTGGAGAAACACCACAAGGTCATGATAACCGACGAGGCGCTCAAAGACACGGTCAGCCTCACGCACCGCTATCTTTCCGGCAGGCAGCTGCCTGACAAGGCTGTGAGTGTTCTCGATACGGCGTGCGCACGTGTAGCGATTGGTTTGACGACAAGTCCGGGCGCGGTCGAGGAAGCCACACGC
This region includes:
- a CDS encoding ferritin family protein is translated as MNTNACLLALEKALQLEIDGMAFYRKAAAESKNQLAKEMFTYLADAEVTHMDRIKQISESLKTTGNWCKTGDDKGHADIKDIFKRFAKENKDKLESEATDIKAIETGLELEVKSIDFYTRQNAGSNDASEKAFYLSLVDEENSHYRTLQDMKFYLEDPEAWFAEHEKHGFDGA
- the tssH gene encoding type VI secretion system ATPase TssH; its protein translation is MALLNLKSLIGKLNPVCRSALESAAGLCMSKTNYEIEVEHFMLKLTEAQNTDLHKILRYFEINIDRFAADLTHAIEGFKTGNARTPVFSPRIPGMIQDAWMIASIDYEADTVRSGHIMVAMLGNDMSARMLYSTSDALKKISLETLEKSLLDIVSGSAEDAGPVAAKGVQQAGKDTAEAKPAGTKALDQFTINLTEQARAGKIDPVIGRDSEIRQMTDILIRRRQNNPILTGEAGVGKTAVVEGFALKIVEGDVPPVLRDVELRSLDLGLLQAGAGVKGEFENRLKEVIKEVKGSPKPIILFIDEAHTLIGAGGSAGGGDAANLLKPALARGELRTIAATTWAEYKKYFEKDAALTRRFQVVKVEEPDEAKAVTMMRGIAPFLEKHHKVMITDEALKDTVSLTHRYLSGRQLPDKAVSVLDTACARVAIGLTTSPGAVEEATRRITHIEYEMKILEKESLMGADHGARIEALNKEKDETAKRLDALDKKWKAELELANRIIETMGSIKELHEADPKSKDIAKKQKELKDLEKQLAKVQAGDALIQVAVDSQTISEVISGWTGIPVGKMMTDEIDTVLKMPALLGERIIGQDHALSAIGQMIQTAHAGIEDPSKPTAVFMFVGPSGVGKTETALALSELLYGGEDNVITINMSEYQEAHTVSSLKGSPPGYVGYGEGGVLTEAVRRRPYSVVLLDEVEKAHPDVMEMFYQVFDKGQMEDGEGRLIDFKNTVIILTSNIGTDLIMKVSQDEETKPEPAALAEMIRPELLKHFKPAFLGRMKIVPYYPINDKMMKEIVRLKLNKVAKRLKQNRKVDFVFGDEIIDAIASRCTEVDSGARNADHILTNTLLPEISKEILARMAAGEQIKEVKVKMEGEGFGFMIK